In Populus trichocarpa isolate Nisqually-1 chromosome 12, P.trichocarpa_v4.1, whole genome shotgun sequence, a genomic segment contains:
- the LOC7482195 gene encoding MADS-box protein FBP24 isoform X4, with protein MGRGKIAITRIENRTARQVTFSKRRGGLFKKTHELSVLCDAEIGLIIFSSNGKLYEFCNESSSIPHIIRRYEISKGMRVLESNDWEQIQKESKRIRKETDDLQLSVRCYKGENLSSLHHEGLVELEKQLECSVNKVRAQKLELLQQQVDNLRRKEKMLEEENQQIQYHLHHVAMLEQQQAAAAMVKPMEQQRMLEQFQFSDEDQPISSLLQLAPLPPQFQPYRVQPTQPNLQDFSLSIPDPSNYI; from the exons ATGGGAAGAGGAAAGATAGCAATAACTAGGATTGAGAACCGCACAGCCAGGCAAGTCACATTTTCCAAACGCAGAGGAGGGCTTTTCAAGAAGACCCATGAGCTCTCTGTGCTCTGTGATGCTGAAATAGGACTCATCATCTTCTCGAGCAATGGGAAGCTTTATGAATTCTGCAATGAGTCGTCCAg CATACCACACATCATCAGAAGGTATGAGATTTCAAAAGGAATGCGTGTTCTAGAAAGCAATGACTGG GAACAAATTCAGAAGGAATCGAAAAGAATCAGGAAAGAGACGGATGATCTTCAGTTGAGTGTTCGATGCTACAAAGGCGAAAACCTGAGTTCCTTGCACCATGAGGGTTTGGTCGAACTTGAAAAGCAGCTAGAGTGCTCGGTTAACAAGGTTCGAGCTCAGAAG CTTGAGCTTTTGCAACAGCAGGTGGACAATCTGCGAAGAAAG GAGAAAATGTTGGAGGAGGAAAATCAACAAATACAGTACCATCTG CATCATGTTGCAATGTTGGAGCAACAACAGGCAGCTGCAGCAATGGTGAAGCCAATGGAACAACAACGAATGCTCGAGCAGTTTCAGTTTTCTGATGAAGATCAGCCAATTAGTAGTCTACTTCAGCTTGCTCCACTCCCTCCACAGTTCCAGCCTTACCGTGTCCAGCCTACACAGCCTAACCTTCAAGATTTCAGTCTCTCCATCCCTGATCCCTCCAACTATATATG A
- the LOC7482195 gene encoding MADS-box protein defh21 isoform X1, translating into MGRGKIAITRIENRTARQVTFSKRRGGLFKKTHELSVLCDAEIGLIIFSSNGKLYEFCNESSSIPHIIRRYEISKGMRVLESNDWEQIQKESKRIRKETDDLQLSVRCYKGENLSSLHHEGLVELEKQLECSVNKVRAQKLELLQQQVDNLRRKEKMLEEENQQIQYHLHHVAMLEQQQAAAAMVKPMEQQRMLEQFQFSDEDQPISSLLQLAPLPPQFQPYRVQPTQPNLQDFSLSIPDPSNYIWFCICMKRGSGQEKVRMLRRTLAWSLS; encoded by the exons ATGGGAAGAGGAAAGATAGCAATAACTAGGATTGAGAACCGCACAGCCAGGCAAGTCACATTTTCCAAACGCAGAGGAGGGCTTTTCAAGAAGACCCATGAGCTCTCTGTGCTCTGTGATGCTGAAATAGGACTCATCATCTTCTCGAGCAATGGGAAGCTTTATGAATTCTGCAATGAGTCGTCCAg CATACCACACATCATCAGAAGGTATGAGATTTCAAAAGGAATGCGTGTTCTAGAAAGCAATGACTGG GAACAAATTCAGAAGGAATCGAAAAGAATCAGGAAAGAGACGGATGATCTTCAGTTGAGTGTTCGATGCTACAAAGGCGAAAACCTGAGTTCCTTGCACCATGAGGGTTTGGTCGAACTTGAAAAGCAGCTAGAGTGCTCGGTTAACAAGGTTCGAGCTCAGAAG CTTGAGCTTTTGCAACAGCAGGTGGACAATCTGCGAAGAAAG GAGAAAATGTTGGAGGAGGAAAATCAACAAATACAGTACCATCTG CATCATGTTGCAATGTTGGAGCAACAACAGGCAGCTGCAGCAATGGTGAAGCCAATGGAACAACAACGAATGCTCGAGCAGTTTCAGTTTTCTGATGAAGATCAGCCAATTAGTAGTCTACTTCAGCTTGCTCCACTCCCTCCACAGTTCCAGCCTTACCGTGTCCAGCCTACACAGCCTAACCTTCAAGATTTCAGTCTCTCCATCCCTGATCCCTCCAACTATATATG GTTCTGTATTTGCATGAAAAGAGGAAGTGGGCAGGAAAAAGTTAGGATGCTAAGACGCACATTAGCATGGAGTTtatcatga
- the LOC7482195 gene encoding MADS-box transcription factor 23 isoform X3: MGRGKIAITRIENRTARQVTFSKRRGGLFKKTHELSVLCDAEIGLIIFSSNGKLYEFCNESSSIPHIIRRYEISKGMRVLESNDWEQIQKESKRIRKETDDLQLSVRCYKGENLSSLHHEGLVELEKQLECSVNKVRAQKLELLQQQVDNLRRKHHVAMLEQQQAAAAMVKPMEQQRMLEQFQFSDEDQPISSLLQLAPLPPQFQPYRVQPTQPNLQDFSLSIPDPSNYIWFCICMKRGSGQEKVRMLRRTLAWSLS; encoded by the exons ATGGGAAGAGGAAAGATAGCAATAACTAGGATTGAGAACCGCACAGCCAGGCAAGTCACATTTTCCAAACGCAGAGGAGGGCTTTTCAAGAAGACCCATGAGCTCTCTGTGCTCTGTGATGCTGAAATAGGACTCATCATCTTCTCGAGCAATGGGAAGCTTTATGAATTCTGCAATGAGTCGTCCAg CATACCACACATCATCAGAAGGTATGAGATTTCAAAAGGAATGCGTGTTCTAGAAAGCAATGACTGG GAACAAATTCAGAAGGAATCGAAAAGAATCAGGAAAGAGACGGATGATCTTCAGTTGAGTGTTCGATGCTACAAAGGCGAAAACCTGAGTTCCTTGCACCATGAGGGTTTGGTCGAACTTGAAAAGCAGCTAGAGTGCTCGGTTAACAAGGTTCGAGCTCAGAAG CTTGAGCTTTTGCAACAGCAGGTGGACAATCTGCGAAGAAAG CATCATGTTGCAATGTTGGAGCAACAACAGGCAGCTGCAGCAATGGTGAAGCCAATGGAACAACAACGAATGCTCGAGCAGTTTCAGTTTTCTGATGAAGATCAGCCAATTAGTAGTCTACTTCAGCTTGCTCCACTCCCTCCACAGTTCCAGCCTTACCGTGTCCAGCCTACACAGCCTAACCTTCAAGATTTCAGTCTCTCCATCCCTGATCCCTCCAACTATATATG GTTCTGTATTTGCATGAAAAGAGGAAGTGGGCAGGAAAAAGTTAGGATGCTAAGACGCACATTAGCATGGAGTTtatcatga
- the LOC7482195 gene encoding MADS-box protein defh21 isoform X2 — translation MGRGKIAITRIENRTARQVTFSKRRGGLFKKTHELSVLCDAEIGLIIFSSNGKLYEFCNESSSIPHIIRRYEISKGMRVLESNDWKESKRIRKETDDLQLSVRCYKGENLSSLHHEGLVELEKQLECSVNKVRAQKLELLQQQVDNLRRKEKMLEEENQQIQYHLHHVAMLEQQQAAAAMVKPMEQQRMLEQFQFSDEDQPISSLLQLAPLPPQFQPYRVQPTQPNLQDFSLSIPDPSNYIWFCICMKRGSGQEKVRMLRRTLAWSLS, via the exons ATGGGAAGAGGAAAGATAGCAATAACTAGGATTGAGAACCGCACAGCCAGGCAAGTCACATTTTCCAAACGCAGAGGAGGGCTTTTCAAGAAGACCCATGAGCTCTCTGTGCTCTGTGATGCTGAAATAGGACTCATCATCTTCTCGAGCAATGGGAAGCTTTATGAATTCTGCAATGAGTCGTCCAg CATACCACACATCATCAGAAGGTATGAGATTTCAAAAGGAATGCGTGTTCTAGAAAGCAATGACTGG AAGGAATCGAAAAGAATCAGGAAAGAGACGGATGATCTTCAGTTGAGTGTTCGATGCTACAAAGGCGAAAACCTGAGTTCCTTGCACCATGAGGGTTTGGTCGAACTTGAAAAGCAGCTAGAGTGCTCGGTTAACAAGGTTCGAGCTCAGAAG CTTGAGCTTTTGCAACAGCAGGTGGACAATCTGCGAAGAAAG GAGAAAATGTTGGAGGAGGAAAATCAACAAATACAGTACCATCTG CATCATGTTGCAATGTTGGAGCAACAACAGGCAGCTGCAGCAATGGTGAAGCCAATGGAACAACAACGAATGCTCGAGCAGTTTCAGTTTTCTGATGAAGATCAGCCAATTAGTAGTCTACTTCAGCTTGCTCCACTCCCTCCACAGTTCCAGCCTTACCGTGTCCAGCCTACACAGCCTAACCTTCAAGATTTCAGTCTCTCCATCCCTGATCCCTCCAACTATATATG GTTCTGTATTTGCATGAAAAGAGGAAGTGGGCAGGAAAAAGTTAGGATGCTAAGACGCACATTAGCATGGAGTTtatcatga